GCTGCGCACCAGTTTTGAAAACTCTTACGAAAGTGTGGTGGAGTCGACCCGCAAGCGAAATGACTCTCGGGTAACTTTTGGTATTTCGGTGGGAAATAAATAGATCCTGGCGGCGTCTCCTTTGTAAGGGAAAGACATTTATAATGATGTCTTATCAAGAGCACATTATATATTCAGAATTTGTGCTTTACTAAGTAACCATCACATTCCCAATCTCGCAATGAAAGAGTCACAGGATAACCGTCGTCAGTTTATCAAGAATTCGGTCAATACCGCCGCCAGTCTAATGATGTTACCAGCATTAACCAATGAAGTACTCGCTTCGGTACCTGCCCAAACAGCTGAGCCGGTCCCGGCGGTGGCGATGCCGCCGAGAATTAAATTTTCTGTGATTGGAATTAACCACGGCCACATTTACGGTCAGGTGGAGGCAGTGACCAGAGGTGGTGGTGAGCTGGTTTCGTTCTATGCCAAAGAAGCAGACCTGGCAGCCGCATTTGCAAAGCGCTACCCGAATGTGAAGCAGGCCCAGAGCGAAGCGGAGATCCTGGACGACAAATCCATTCAGCTGATATTGAGCTCAGGTATTCCTGATGAGCGCGCTCCATTGGGCGTAAGAGTGATGAAGAGTGGGAAAGATTATATGGTCGATAAGCCTGGTATTACATCGCTAGAACAACTGGCGCAAGTCAGGAAGGTGCAAAAGGAAACCAAACGTATTTATTCCATCATGTACAGCGAGCGCCTTGAAAACCGCGCGACGATCAAAGCCGGTGAGCTTATTAAGGAAGGTGCGATCGGAAAGGTGGTGCAGACGATCGGGCTAGGGCCGCACCGCATGAATGGTAGCACGCGCCCTGAGTGGTTTTTTGACAAAAAACGTTTCGGCGGTATTATATGCGACATTGCCTCTCACCAGTTTGACCAGTTCCTTTTCTTCACCGGATCCACCAAAGCTGAAATCGTTGCTTCCCAGGTAGGGAATGTAAATCATCCTCAGTATCCCAAATTTGAGGATTTTGGAGACACTATGCTGAGAGGAAATGGAGGCGCAGGCTACATTCGCGTCGATTGGTTCTCCCCCGACGGCCTTAAAACCTGGGGTGACGGACGTTTGACGGTACTGGGTACGGAAGGTTATATTGAAATTCGTAAAAACATTGACATTGCTGGCAGAGAAGGCGGAAACCACCTTTTCCTGGTTAATAATAAAGAAACACAATACATCGATTGCAGCAAGACCGAGCTTCCTTACGGCCGCCAGCTTGTCGACGATGTGGTCAACAGAACTGAGACTGCTATGTCGCAGGAACATTGTTTTCTGGCTACGGAACTGGCCCTGAAGGCTCAGAAGAATGCGCAGAATGTTGCGACGCTGAGTTAAAAGGGCCGCATTGATCCGTCCGCTCACTTAAACCATCTCAATATGAAACTGAGTTTGATTTTAGGGATTTTCCTGGCAGGTACCGCCTGCGCCCAGGATCTTGTCAGCAACGCTGACCGTGAGATTGTTTTCACCTCTGTGAATGTGATCCCAATGGACCGGGAGACGGTTTTGAAGGATCAAACGGTGGTGGTTAAAAGCGGACGGATTACAGCTTTGGGTGAAAGCTCAAAGATTAAGTACAGCAAAAATGCATTGGTCGTCAATGCAAAGGGCAAGTACCTGACTCCGGGCTGGTCGGAAATGCATGCGCATGTGCCTGCGGTGGATGATCTGGCGCCGATGAAAGAGGTACTGATGCTTTATCTTGCCAACGGGATCACCACCATCCGCGGCATGCTGGGCAATGCAAAGCATCTTGAATTAAGGGACAAGGTCAGAAAAGGAGAGATTCTTGGGCCGAATTTTTACACCACCGGGCCGGCATTCAGCGGGCAGACCATCAAAACGGCGGCAAGAGGTATCGAGCAGGTCAAAGAAGAGAAAGCTGCCGGATATGATTACCTGAAATTGCTTCCCGGCTTGACCAAAGAAACATTTCCTGCTATTGCGAAAACCTCCCGGGAACTAGGTATCGGCATGGTAGGCCATGTTTCGTTTAATGTAGGAGTATGGGCTGCCATTGATGCCGGATATTCTTCGATTGATCATTTGGACGGTTTTGTGGAAGCCATTACGCCCGGTATCGATACGTTGGCCGAACAGGAAACAGGCCTGTTTGGTGCCTGGATCGCATATTCTGCTGATACCACAAAAATCCCTGCATTAATAAAAGCATTAAAAGAGAAAAACATCAGGGTGGTGCCAACCCAAGCCATTGCTGAGCGCTGGCTTTCACCATTGCCCGCCAGTGCGTATGCCACGGATCCGGATTTGAAATATATGAAACCGGAAGAGGTAAAAAACTGGATGAATGCAAAGACTGGATATACGGGTAATGCGAAATTCACCAAAGAGCACGCCGAAGCTTTTGTCAATATCCGTAGAAAACTGATTCTGGCTTGTCAGAAAGGTGGGGTGCAGTTGATGCTCGGCTCCGACGCCCCGCAGGTTTTGAATGTACCGGGCTTTGCTACACATCATGAAATGAAGTACCTCACACTGGCTGGACTTACACCCTTCGAAGCATTGCAAACCGGAACTGTCAATGTTGCGGATTACCTCAAAAAAGTTGATTCGGGAGTCATTAAAACCGGTAACGCTTCGGATCTGGTACTTTTGAGCGGCAATCCGCTGGAAGACATTAGCCAGACGAAAAATATCGAGGGCGTTATGATTGGCAGCAAATGGTTGCCCAAGTCTTACCTGCAAGCTGAATTGAAAAAACTAGAAAAGCAGTAATTAGTCTTCGTAGATCATTTTTCGGGTCATTCCTCCATCGATAACCAGGTTGATGCCTGTGATAAAATCGTTGGCAGGGTCAGTCAGGTAGAGGCACGCTTTGGCGATATCTTGGGGCTTTCCGACGCGGCCTGCCGGATGCTGAATGTGATCCGTTGGTTTTAATTTCTGATAATCTCCCGTCTCAATCCAACCCGGGCTGATTGCATTCACTGTAATCCTGTCAGCACCAAGTGAGATAGCCAGGGCGTGTGTCAGCGCCAGAATCCCCCCTTTCGAAGCCGCATATGCTTCGGTATTGGGTTCGGACATTAAAGCACGCGTTGAGGCAATGTTGACAATGGAGCCTTTTTGGCCGATGCTCATGACCTTGGCCACTTCCCGCGAACACAAAAATGTACCACGCAGGTTGGTATTGATCACGTAATCCCAGTCTTCGACTGGAAGGTTGTAGGGTGAATTGCTTCTCCCGAGACCTGCATTGTTGATGAGCACGTCAATGTTGCCTAACTCGTCATGTTCTTCTTTGACAGCGCGGACGATGTCGCTGGGCACGGTAAGATCAATGACACGTGAAATGATCCTGAACCCTTCCTTTTCCAATGTTGCCTGTACATGCCGAAGCCCATCCGCATCCCGGTCCCAGATGACCACGGTCGCGCCCTGGCGCGCATATTGTTCTGCAATGACGCTTCCGATGCCACTTCCGGCACCGGTTACGATTACGACTTTATTTTGATAGGTTAACATTTTGCTTTTACATAAATGTCAGATACTGCTATTGCGAAAGTGCTGCAAAATCTTCGTCAGACAATTCAATGTTGGCTGCTGCCAAGTTTTCATTCAAATGTTCCAGCGAACTTGTGCCCGGAATCAGGAGGATATTGGAAGCGCGTTTTGCAAGCCAGGCTAATGCTATCTGGGCGGTAGTAGCCTGATGTTTTTCAGCAATACTGGTGATTTTGCTTTTCAATTTATCCGGGCCCGAAGCCAGCGGATACCAGGGAATAAATGCCATTCCTCGTTGAACCGTATAATCCAGCACATTCTCCCACTGTCTGTTACCCAGGTTATATAAGTTTTGAACAGATACAATTGGAATCACCTTTTCTGCACTCTCGATCTGTTTGACATCTACTTCCGAGAGGCCGACATAGCGGATCTTACCAGCCTGCACGGCGTCTACCACAGGTCCGAGCGTCTCAGCAATGGGGAATTTAGAATCGAAACGGTGTAGTTGCCACAGATCGATCACGTCCAGTTTGAGTCGTTTTAAGCTTCCTTCGATTGCTTCTTTAATGTGTTTGGGATCTCCGTTGACGATCCATTTATTAGGCCCGGTTCTTTCAAATCCGCCCTTGGTTGCGATCAATAGGTTTTTGGGATACGGATACAAAGCATCTGCGATGAGGACTTCGTTGGTATGCGGGCCGTAAGAATCGGCTGTATCTATAAAGTTTACCCCGGCAGCGACGGCGGCTTGCAGCACCTTTTTGGCGGTATCTCTGTCGGGCGCATCTCCCCAGACGCCCTTGCCGGTCAGCTGCATTCCACCGTAACCAACTCTATTAATTTCGATATCTCCGCCTACTTTGAATGTAGACGCGCTTTTTGTTGTGGAACTCATGTTACATCTGTTAAAGGTTGCTCATTTTAAACCAATCGCCGGGATTATTCATTCACCTGGGACGGTTTCCGACGATATTAATTTTGGTTTACAAATCTCACGCCAGGGACGGTCCGCCTGGCACAGTTTTATTTTAAGAGAAGTAACCAAATGCGTTAAATACTATGAACACGACCATATATGAGGACCGTGCCAGAGAACTGGTATCGGAAATTTTGCAGATTATTGAAGCGAAAGGATTGAACCTGGAAAGCGCTTTGGAGGAAGCAGGTATCTCCCAGGAATCGGCCAATCATTTCATTCGGAACAAAGGTGTGCCAAGCCTTTCGGAATTTATCGCCCTGTGTCAGATTTCAGGCATTCAGTTTCACTTACCATCCATAGAAACCCCCAATACAGCCATGTAAGGGCGTATTTAACCAACTTCGAAATTGAAATCACCATTCATGACAAGTTTGGCGTCAATGGCTTCGGGGTTTCCTGGAATTTGTAGCCCCTTTATTTTGGTGGTTTTGCCTTTGCTAAGCAGGTCGAAGACATGCTTGTCAGTTAGTTTTTTGCCTAAAAACTCGAATGGTATCTTAAACCCGCATGCCTGAAAGTTGGCGCAGCCGTAAGCAGTTTTGCCTTTTTTGAGCAAATGCTGCTTGCATTTGGGGCAAGTGAGGGTCTCTATTGCGATCTCTTCTTTTGGCTCTTTGGGTTTGGGCTCTTTTTTTGCTTTTTCTTCTTTTTCAACCACTACTACTTCTTCTGCGATGGTGATCGCGCGCGTACGGTTGCTTTTTACTTCCTGGGTCAGGTCTACAACCATCTGGATCAACTCTTGTTTAAAAGTTTCCATCCCGTACTCGCCTTTTTCGATCAGCCGGAGTTTACGCTCCCAGTTTCCGGTCAGTTCCGCGCTTTTCAATAACTCGTTCTGGATCGTGTCAATCAGGTCCATACCGGTTTGCGTAGCGAAGATATTTTTCTTCTTTTTTTCTATATACCTGCGTTTGAAAAGCGTTTCAATGATGTTGGCGCGGGTGGATGGCCTGCCTATTCCATTGTCTTTGAGTAGCTCACGCATTTCCTCGTCTTCAACCTGTCTTCCGGCGGTTTCCATTGCCCGTAGCAAAGTCGCCTCAGTGTAGGCCTTTGGAGGAGTGGTTTTTCCCTGATGCACACGCGGTTCGTGCGGGCCGATTTCCCCCACTTCAAAGTTAGGCATCACCTTTTCTTCGTCGGCAGCTTCCTTTTTGGCACTGGCGTCATTGGCATACACCGCCCGCCAACCCGGTTCAAGGATTTGTTTTCCGGTAGCTTTAAATTCGACCTGGCCCACTTTCCCCAAAACGGTCGTGTTTGAAACCTTACATTCCGGGTAAAAAGCGGCTATAAACCGGCGAACGATCAGGTCATATATCCGTTTTTCATCCTGGCTGATGTGATTTGGCAAAACACCCGTCGGGATAATGGCGTGGTGATCTGTAACTTTTTTATCATCAAATACCGTCTTGGATTTAGGAATAGGTTTTTCCAGAATAGACGCGGTGTATTGCGCGTAGTAGGTCAGCTCCCGCATGATTCCCTCAATCTTGGGGTGCAGATCCTCCGAAAGGTAAGTGGTATCAACCCTGGGGTAGGTCACAAACTTTTTCTCGTAAAGGTTCTGAATATGTTTCAGTGTATCTTCCGCTGAATAACCGTATTTTTTGTTGGCTTCTACCTGTAATGAGGTTAGGTCAAAAAGCCTTGGATTGCCTTCCTTGGCTTCTTTTTTCTCAAATGATGTGATTTCAAAATCGTGTTGCAGCAGGTACGCCAGTCCTTTATTGGCTTTTTCCGCGCTTCGCATCCGGTCAATGGTTGCGGTGAATTCTGTTTCCCGGTAAATGGTTTTCAGCTCCCAGTACTCCTCAGAAACGAACGCGTCAATCTCCTTCTGGCGCTGGACGATGAGGGCCAGGGTAGGGGTTTGCACGCGCCCTATCGAGAGCACTACCTTACCCTGCCCGAATTTTTTGGTGAACAGGCGCGTAGCATTCATTCCCAATAGCCAGTCACCGATTGCCCTGGCGCTGCCGGCTGCATAAAGATTGTTGTATTGCTCGCTGTCTTTTAGTTTTTCAAAGCCGTCACGGATCGCCTGTTCGGTAAGCGACGAAATCCAAAGCCGCTTTACCGGTACCGAGCATTTGGCTTTCAATAAAACCCACCGCTGGATCAGCTCACCTTCCTGGCCCGCATCCCCGCAATTGATAACCTCCTCGCACGCCTGTATCAAATGTTCGATCACGCCAAACTGTTTGACCGCGCCCGCATTGTCTATGAGTTTAATGCCGAAGCTCGATGGGATCATCGGGAGGTCTTCCAGCCGCCACGATTTCCATCTTTCGGTATAATCGTGCGGTTCTTTCAGAGTGCAGAAATGCCCGAATGTCCAGGTAACCTGATATCCGTTGCCTTCATAATAACCGTCCTTGCGCTGATTAGCCCCGATTACATTCGCTATGTCTTTTGCCACACTTGGCTTTTCAGCAATACAAACTTTCATATTATTCTTTACAAACGGCAATGCTCAGTGATTGGCTCTGCTTCCGATTACCTGGTTTTACGTTCACTGAGGTTGGCAAAGTTTATGATTTTTATTGAAACTATCGCACCGGATTTTGCCAATTGGGTGGCTGATATAACCTGTACGAGCGTCCACGATGCTGCAAAAAACAGCTGAAATTGACCGGATACTCAATATTTTAAGTTTTTGAGAAAAAATTTTTAAATTTTTTTTTGAGCCGCGTGACATTTCTGAGGGAAATATTCGGCGAATTTGCCTATTGGTATAGTGCACTCAGAATATTATTTGGATTTCAATGCTTTTTGTGAAATTTAATAATAGCCTTTGTTCGGTAACAGTAACAAGGTAATAAGGTGCTTTACCGACACAGAATTTTTTTAGGCGACAAATTGAAAAAATAAGTGACATTTAAATTTTCAATCTTTAAATAATACCATTTTATTTAATCAATTTTTAACCTCGTTTTGTCGATTTTTGACCCTGTTTTGCCATAGATAGTTTTGTTTGTTGTTGCACTGAACGTTTGTATTCAGAATATTGTAGTATATTTGTACCAGAATTAGATACTAGAACAAGAAACAAACAGTAAACACTATTACCAATGAAAAATGCAAAAAACATGTTAGTTGTAGCCTTGATGGCAATCACTAGCGCCGCTTATGCCAATACGAATAACTCCACATATAAAGTTGAAGAGAAAGTTAAGGTTGCAGTTTTGAACAACGCGTTACCCGCAGCGCTTCCAGTTTTGGAAACTCCTGCTCCACAAAACGCAAAAGCTACAAATGACACCAATAAACACAGCGCAACACAGAAAGCAGCTATCGTAGGACTTCAGTTGAAAAGTAACACTACGAAGTAATTTAAAGAAACCTTAGTTAGAAGGTTTTGTTGCCAATTAGAATTAAAAAGAGGAGAATTCATTTCTCCTCTTTTTTTGTGCATTAACTTTTATTGACCAGAACTACCTACCTAAAAAAGCTTCCAATCGAGATCATCAATAGCAGTGATTCTTCTTTGGAGGTTCCCGCGCTGACATTGAAGGCGAACTGTTCGCGGAACGGAGTAACATAAAAGCCACCACCATAACCCTGATGCCAGTAGCGGGCACTCGAAGGGTCTGATTCCGCCCAGACACGGCCTACATCATAAAAGCCCCTGATCCCGATCTTCAATGGGATGAACGTGTTTTTTGTTTCGGTCAGCTGGTAGCGCAGCTCGGTGTTCAGGAATGCCTTGGATTCGCCTGTAAACCGGTTTCTTTTGTAACCTCCCAGGTCATTCAATTGTCCGATGGAGAAGAGCTTGTAAAAAGGCAGCTGACCTTTGGTGACGCCTCCGCCAAGTCGCAGTCCGAATGTGAGCGGGTTTTTGGTACGTGTGGAAGCATACTGTTCCAGTTCCAGCTCGGAAATTGAAAATACCTTGTCCTCTGACTTGGATATATGGCCCACGTGTTGGGTCAGCTGTACCATGAAGCCTTTTTCTGCTAATGATGCCCTGTCCCGAAAATCAAGGTTTAAAATCCCTTTTGCATAGAGCAGATTAAGTTTTTTTACCCCGAAAATGTCAGGATTGTCAAACAGGTAGCTGTTATTTCTTTTAATGCCCTCGTCTATTTCGTAGTTCGCGGTCAGCTCTATTTTGCTTTGCTTCCAGAACTGGCGTTGCGCCCCGGCAGAAACTGACACTGAATTGTATTGGGTACGGTAGTAATTTTTAGGCGCGTCATTGTTTTTCCTGGTATCGTTGCCAATGCCAAAGAAAAAGTTATAGTTCAATGGTCTGGAAATCATGATTTGAGAAATCCCGTCCCATTTACCGATCAGCTGCCGAAACTGGTTCGCGTAGCTGAATTCGTAGTTGCCCTTGATGCTGACAGAGGCTTTGAACGCATGCTTGGACGAGAAATCAGGTTTTGAAAAGCGTTGACGGGTGAAGGTCACCCCGCCGTGCAAAGCGACTCCGGTGAATGGGTTATAGGTGATCAGCCCAATTGGCATATAAGTATTGTACTTGAATGCATTCCTGTTGTATTCGTACAAATGCTCATCCTTCGGTTTTACATTGCGTCCTTCGCTTCCCAGGTCCATGGCGGTATTCTCGCCTTTTTCATAGACCAAGGTTGCAGGTCTGCCACCTTTGACATCGGAATGGTCTGTAACCGAATCGTCCCCGCCACCACTGATCACACGCACCAGGATCGATTTGGGTGCTTCTCCTTCGATATCGAACACATCATCACCAAGTAAACCGAACAACCTGATTTCACGGGTTTCATTGGGATAAAAGGTTCTGTGATAGTAAATTCTGGAAAGGTCAGCCTGTTTGTTTTCTTTACTGACATCATACACAGTTACCTCCACTGAGCCGTCGGGCATGCGTTTAACCTTAAAGTACTCCGCTTTATTGGAGCCTACCACATCCACCTCCCTGGCCAGCATTTCGTAATACTGAGCTGCATAGGTTTGCAGGTCTTTAATGCGGATTTTTAGTTTTCGCTCAATTTCTTGTCCGTCTTTTACATAGATCTCAGCGGGCATTTGATTCACTGCCGCTGCGATATCTGCCTCCGAAACGGCATTCTGAATCTCCTTAGCAGCATTGACCCATTCAGTTTTGGAAAGCTCGTTTCCTACAAAGCGGTCCAGGTGCCGCGCCTGCCACATCAGGCTGCGAAGCCCGGCAATCCTCTCCCCAAAGTTCTCTCCGTTTGGCATTCCCCATTCGCGGTCGGCGAGCCATGGAATTATGCCGTCCCACCTTGAAAACGCGTGATCGCGGTCTCTGGGAATGGGCCTGAAAAGTTCACCATCTTTGTCCTTATACCCCGCCCATTTCCAATTGTCTTCATGTTTGCTCCAATCTCCTATCCACAAATCGAACATACGTGCACGGGCAAATTCGTGACGATCTACGCGGTTGTCGTGATCGTGATACAATTTTCCAAAGAGTTTGAAGCTTTTTTCAATGTCTTTGGCACCGCCAAAAATTTTATCCTTTTCAATTTTATCCGTCGGTCGCTCTTCCAGCATTCCGAACAGGTTTCCGTAATCTTCCTTGAAGGTTCCGAGCTTGTTGTCTTTGGGTAAAACAAACAATTCTGGCGAAGCGTGAAGGATGCCAATTTTGTCTAACAGAGGCGCTACGGCCAATGCACCATAAGGCTGCTGGGTCGAGGTCTGGTCTTTTAAAACCTGAGAAACAATGGTACCTCTCAACTCATAGCTGAGTGCGCGGAAAGGGTCTTTATCGACCGACCGGAACACATATTCCTTGCCATTCCCGGCGACCAGTTTAAGTGAAGTCGTTTGTCTGCCGCCCCCTTTACCATTGATGATAAGACCTTGAAAGGTGGTGTCCATGTCCAGGAAGGGGACTTTTACCGGCTTGGTCCAAGAATCCCGGTAGTGTTTGCCAAGCCAGGTTTCCTTGAAGTTTTTGCTCGCATATTCGCCCCCGCCGGCAACAATGGTATCGTTACGGGAGGCTACATCCATCTTGCTGGAAGGGCTGATGCTATTTTTGCAAGGCTGAAACAATGTGTTTTTAACACCCAAACCTCCATTTTCACAGGCCGATTGCATTAAAATGTCGCTATGCGCTTTTTCCAGTTTGTTATCATTGATCACGAAATGCTGATAGGCAACAGCCCCGTTTTCCTGGTAGGTAATTTCAATAAAACCACTTTTGGAGGAGGTCAGTGCTGCTTTTTTGCTTCTGGCAGCATAGTGACCAGAGGCAGGTGCTCCGCTGTTGATATAAAAATTCTCCCCTTTTTTGACAATGGACTGATTATGCTCATGACCCGAAGCGAAGATCAGGGAAGAGTAGTCTTGCAAAACGCCATCCAATTTGTAACGGAATGCGTCAAACTGCTCGTTGATAATGTCTTTTCGTGTTCCTACATTTTGCCGGAACGCTACCATTGCATTGCCCACAAGCGGCGGAAACAAATAGGAGGAAGCGGCAAACCTGCCTCCGTAATTTCCCAATGATTCGAGCGGAAAATGGGAGAGTACCATCACGTTCTTGTCATTTACTTCGTCCAGTGTCCCTTCCAGTTCTTCAATAAAATTATCGGTGTCCGCTATCGAGCAAACATCGGAGGAGGGGATCGGTTTTTCATGCGGGTGATTCCACCATTGGGAATTAATAATGACGATTTCCAGCGTGGGCAAGGAGAATGTCCACGGGCCTGGGCAGCCACGCTCAATGAAAACATGAAATCGGTTATGCTTATGCTGTTTTAATGTTTTTTCAAGCGCCTCCACTTTCTTCCAGCCGTCGCGGCCGGAATCCTGCCAGTCCTGGTCGCCCTGATTGAGCAGGATTTGCAGCTGGGGTGCGCGGTCGAGAATGCTATTTGCTTTAATTTTCCAGTTGCTGATTTGCTCATTGGAATACGAATCCGGAAAAATGTCTCCATTCAGCACCCAAAGCACCTGTCCCGGGTTACCGGCCAGGTATTGGTCCATCAAACTGAATAGCTCGTCAGGATTTTTAAAATCAGCCGTGTTTCCGGTGAGAACTACTTTCAGATCTGCCGACCGGGCCTGAAATGCGAATAAGATCACAGCTAAAAAGGCCGAGAAAGCTCCTAGAAGTGGAATGGCAAACGTGGACGTCGTGTGTAAATGTTTTTGCAAAGTCCCGGAATTTAAACGTTGAATGATTTTACAAGGTAGCACGATTTTGGACACTTGTAAAGGCCAGATTAACGCTGAATGTTGTATATATGAATTATAATGAGGTTTTTTAGCGTTAATTCCAATGGAATCTTAGTCAATGTATTTTAAAATAGTGCCCGCATGAAGCTTTTGCTCATCGAAGACGAACCCAATGTTATTTCACTCATTCAAAGAAGCCTTTCTGCCTCGGGGCACGAGATTACGGTAGCTATGGATGGCCAATCCGGCCTGGAAATGGCCCTTCGACACATCTTTGACATTATCATTCTTGACCTGATGATACCCGTCATCAACGGTATGGAAGTGTGCAGACGCTTGCGGCATGCCCAGTCTAAGACACCTATATTGATGCTGACCGCGCTGGGCACGACGGAAAATATCGTTTCCGGCCTGGATGCTGGCGCGGACGATTATATGACCAAGCCATTCAAGCTGGCTGAGCTGGAAGCCCGTTTGCGAACGCTGACCCGCCGGGGCAAAGAGCCGGATAAGGAAAAAAATCAGGATATGCTGGTACTGGGAGACCTTATATTGGATAAGGTAACGAAAACAGTTAAACGCAACGGGCAGCTGATTGACCTCACAGCAACCGAATTCAGGCTGCTGGAATATCTGCTCGAAAATACCAACAGAGTTTTGAACCGGATGGAGATCCTTGAAAATGTGTGGGATATCAATTTCAATCTGGGTACCAATGTCGTGGATGTTTACATTAACTATCTGCGGAAAAAAATCAATAAAAATCATCCCGTCAAGCTGATACATACGGTTTTTGGGATGGGATATGTAATCCGGGAGGCATATGAAGATTCAAAATAAAATTGCCGCGATCTTCACGGTCCTTTCGGCGGCCATTATCCTTGCGCTCAGCATTTTTATATACATTTTCGCCTCGGAGAGCATTGCGGAGAGCTTTTTTCACCGGCTGGAAGTTCGCTCGGACATTGTCGGCCACGCGGCAGCGGAAGAGAACAAGTCAAAAACATCGATGTATTATGACTTTAAGGAAAAGCACCTTGGCGATCTGCCTTTTGAAAAGCACCGCGTAATTTGGAGCGGAGATTCGGTCAAGACCCGGCATTTTAAAAAGAAATTGCAGCTAGCCGAATCATTTTACACCGACATTGCTGCGGGTACTCCCACGCGGTTTTTCAGGGGCGATACTTC
The genomic region above belongs to Dyadobacter pollutisoli and contains:
- a CDS encoding outer membrane protein assembly factor; this translates as MQKHLHTTSTFAIPLLGAFSAFLAVILFAFQARSADLKVVLTGNTADFKNPDELFSLMDQYLAGNPGQVLWVLNGDIFPDSYSNEQISNWKIKANSILDRAPQLQILLNQGDQDWQDSGRDGWKKVEALEKTLKQHKHNRFHVFIERGCPGPWTFSLPTLEIVIINSQWWNHPHEKPIPSSDVCSIADTDNFIEELEGTLDEVNDKNVMVLSHFPLESLGNYGGRFAASSYLFPPLVGNAMVAFRQNVGTRKDIINEQFDAFRYKLDGVLQDYSSLIFASGHEHNQSIVKKGENFYINSGAPASGHYAARSKKAALTSSKSGFIEITYQENGAVAYQHFVINDNKLEKAHSDILMQSACENGGLGVKNTLFQPCKNSISPSSKMDVASRNDTIVAGGGEYASKNFKETWLGKHYRDSWTKPVKVPFLDMDTTFQGLIINGKGGGRQTTSLKLVAGNGKEYVFRSVDKDPFRALSYELRGTIVSQVLKDQTSTQQPYGALAVAPLLDKIGILHASPELFVLPKDNKLGTFKEDYGNLFGMLEERPTDKIEKDKIFGGAKDIEKSFKLFGKLYHDHDNRVDRHEFARARMFDLWIGDWSKHEDNWKWAGYKDKDGELFRPIPRDRDHAFSRWDGIIPWLADREWGMPNGENFGERIAGLRSLMWQARHLDRFVGNELSKTEWVNAAKEIQNAVSEADIAAAVNQMPAEIYVKDGQEIERKLKIRIKDLQTYAAQYYEMLAREVDVVGSNKAEYFKVKRMPDGSVEVTVYDVSKENKQADLSRIYYHRTFYPNETREIRLFGLLGDDVFDIEGEAPKSILVRVISGGGDDSVTDHSDVKGGRPATLVYEKGENTAMDLGSEGRNVKPKDEHLYEYNRNAFKYNTYMPIGLITYNPFTGVALHGGVTFTRQRFSKPDFSSKHAFKASVSIKGNYEFSYANQFRQLIGKWDGISQIMISRPLNYNFFFGIGNDTRKNNDAPKNYYRTQYNSVSVSAGAQRQFWKQSKIELTANYEIDEGIKRNNSYLFDNPDIFGVKKLNLLYAKGILNLDFRDRASLAEKGFMVQLTQHVGHISKSEDKVFSISELELEQYASTRTKNPLTFGLRLGGGVTKGQLPFYKLFSIGQLNDLGGYKRNRFTGESKAFLNTELRYQLTETKNTFIPLKIGIRGFYDVGRVWAESDPSSARYWHQGYGGGFYVTPFREQFAFNVSAGTSKEESLLLMISIGSFFR
- a CDS encoding response regulator transcription factor, which gives rise to MKLLLIEDEPNVISLIQRSLSASGHEITVAMDGQSGLEMALRHIFDIIILDLMIPVINGMEVCRRLRHAQSKTPILMLTALGTTENIVSGLDAGADDYMTKPFKLAELEARLRTLTRRGKEPDKEKNQDMLVLGDLILDKVTKTVKRNGQLIDLTATEFRLLEYLLENTNRVLNRMEILENVWDINFNLGTNVVDVYINYLRKKINKNHPVKLIHTVFGMGYVIREAYEDSK